The following are encoded together in the Oscillospiraceae bacterium genome:
- the fliJ gene encoding flagellar export protein FliJ, which yields MKKFVFTMQSLLGVKTALEKQVRAELAEARRRVERFRRELLEKQEVLVRLRAEAERKARRGISVRELRLQNIGFNTLFESLARQSRKVEAAEEEAGRVQRRLVDTMQERKILEKLREKQWNAYQEEIRREEALLIDDFLSNQLNEGGGAARG from the coding sequence ATGAAAAAATTTGTGTTTACCATGCAGTCACTGCTTGGCGTGAAGACAGCGCTGGAAAAACAGGTTCGGGCCGAGCTGGCCGAGGCGCGGCGGCGCGTGGAGCGTTTCCGGCGGGAACTGCTGGAAAAACAGGAGGTGCTTGTACGGCTGCGGGCGGAGGCGGAGCGCAAGGCGCGGCGCGGCATCAGCGTGCGGGAACTGCGCCTGCAAAACATCGGATTCAACACGCTCTTTGAATCCCTTGCGCGGCAGAGCCGCAAAGTGGAGGCGGCCGAGGAGGAAGCCGGGCGCGTACAGCGGCGGCTGGTAGACACGATGCAGGAAAGGAAAATATTGGAAAAATTGAGAGAGAAGCAGTGGAACGCCTACCAAGAGGAGATACGCCGGGAGGAGGCCCTGCTGATCGACGATTTCTTGTCCAACCAGTTAAATGAGGGTGGAGGTGCGGCACGTGGCTGA